A stretch of DNA from Malus sylvestris chromosome 9, drMalSylv7.2, whole genome shotgun sequence:
ttatatttttaaattattcaaTCCAAAGTGcaatagaaagaagaaaaaaaaaacaatgtgcGAATATCACTTTCTTGTAGGAGTGGGCAAGGGTCGAGTCGGATCTATTTTTGGTTGATCAAAGTCGACTTGTTttttgtaaataagtccaagccGGTtcgtttttatgtattttttccaGTGGAATAAGCACATTTGGATTCGTTTGATACGATCTAGTTCCTACGAGTCGAATGAATCTGTTTTCAATTACGTGTCGTAAATTAGCAATCTAATGGATTAATGATCATGATATTTCATAGCAAATTAGCAGTCTAAATATTTAAAGATAGTAGTACTAACAATATAGTAgctaataatattttgtaaggaaaCGGAAAATTGAATTTTGATGCAAGCAGTAGCACTGTAGCAGGTACAGATTATGGTATTTCCAAAACCCATGGTGGATGCGTTGTTATGGGAAAACTTAGAGCTCatttggatgtacttttaaaataattgaaaacgtTTTTGAAACCCAAGaacatttttttctaaaagcattttaagtgctttcaatcattttaaaagcacattcaaaCGAGCTCTTAGTTTTAGGCTTTGCTAATTTAAACCCTTTCTTTGGTTTAGGAAAGTAAGAAAGATTTAGAACctatagggtgcgtttgttgcatcgAACTATTTTGGACTAGACTAGCTTCAGAGACTAAGTTGGATTGGCTTAGGATAGATTAAGCGAGACTGACTTAATGAAATTTTTGGCGCAGTATCCGACCAAGAAGTGGGATAATATACATAAgtggaaaattgaaatttttttttaaactaaagaAATCTAATGCCAAAATAATGTTGAATACCACACCGTCAAAAATTGTATCAGTTGATAAAATTTACCCAAATTTGTTGTCGTTTTCTAATAGGAACTTTAATCGTTTTCTaataggaactttaacgaaaagcttctagtactgttcactttaacgaaaaaccacatttttacactaaaaaatcaatcctagtactattcattttactctttattttgtcattttcgttaaaactcaaatcatttttattagaTTTCCTTTTTCTAAATTcaccttaaaaaataaaaaacaattcccAGCCACATTCCTCATCTCACCGACTGCCTACCATGGCTGTTGTTTTTTCCAATTGCCCAGCTCATGGATCATTCGAGTTTCAGATGAATTAATCACACCCCCTCCAAATCTCAAAACCCTCtacagctctctctctctctctctctctctctctctatctatctctctctctctctctctctctctctctctcaacaaaACAATGGTGGAAATCAGTATCCCAATTGAACATGCAAAGTGGGCTAATATGAATTTGATTCGCACTCAATTCAATTACTTGATCCAAAACATCGAGCAAAAAACATTCAACCACCAACTTGAAGATCGAATAAACACAATCATATCTTGACCTAAATTAGCAGAGAAACCACGGACTGGAAATTGAGAGAGGATAGAGACGAAAACCTCATGTTCGGCGTCGGCCCGAGCGAGCTTGAAGGTAAATCGAATGTGGCCAGAGCAAGATCTTCCTCGTGGGGTTTCACCACAATCGGACCTCTATGCAACTgcaatttggtttttgttttgcaGTTGCCGTGGCTGATGATCGAGTTGGCCATCTCTGCAAATTGAGGAGCCGGAGATGACAAGGACGTGATATGAGTTGTCAGTCGGAGATGAAGGATGCGAGAAAGAGGACGAGGACGCGAGAGATGTGGTCTTAGCAGTGCCATGGTTTACAGGTGGACTAGctaaagttgaatatcagagtgcgcaacgaacaagactaacaaaataagaatattattaaataaacaagaatgccgaaacggctacaaaaccctaagaaactacattgtgaatgacttgattctcaaactaaattataagcaatatttatagagaactaaacctaagaaaccttAACTCGAATGGGCTAGAcccaaatcctaaactaacaagcaaaactcaaatactaaaataaacctaaatactaatattttctagCACCcctgtcaaactcatggcggtacacgacatgggtttgccaaagtagatgtggatgcaaaactccaaattccgatgccgatgccgatgtcGATGCTGATGCCAACTtccgaacaaacaaacaaaaaatccaaccaaaatttttttccttttgctcgCGTGGGCCTCAAACAAGCAAAcaattttttcttgtttcttcctttttttttactcccctgtttttccttcttttttcctttaCAGCAATACAGACTTGCGGATATTCTTGCAGGCTGCAGCGTTCAAAGGTGCAAAAGCAGAGTCACGGGACAAAAAACGaacgaacaattttttttcttcttgcaaacaatcaataccaactaacaaTCTGAACACGAACGACAACGGAATCAAGCAAACAGATACCAACCCGAATCAGATTAAATCCCAAAGGATCAAACCTattctgataccaagttgaatatcagagtgcgcaacgaataagactaacaaaataagaatattattaaacaaacgagaatgccgaaacggctacaaaaccctaagagactacattgtgaatgacttgattctcaaactaaattacaaacaatatttataaagaactaaacctaagaaaccctaacttgGATGGGCTAGGCCtaaatcctaaactaacaagcaaaacccaaatactaaaataaacctaaatactaatattttccaacagctAAGACCGTTTAGCGAAGTCGGCAGTTGGAGTCCATTTAGCGAAGTCGGTAGTCGGAGTCCGTTTCCCGTGTTCCGGTTACACAAAAAAATATCTTCTTGTGGATCCTATAAACTTACTTGGCAAATCCTAATTTGTCCCAAGAAAACGccattttttgtcctttttagaCGTGGCACTTTTGCATAGACCACAACCCACAAGTCCAAAACATTTGCCGTGTGACTCGAAGTCCCAATTCTTGCCacataaggacaaaataaataatttcttttaggggaggacaaaataaaataattaaaatgatAATAAAGGGTAATTCTTGGACCCCATTTTGTTCCGTATAAATGCTTTGCGGAAACAATTAGAAGTTTGAGTGAGATCGAAAGAAAATTCGGaagccccaaaaaccctagattcGATTCGCTATGGGTCTCGCTACTGAACGGGAGAACTTCGCTTACCTTGCCAAGCTCGCTGAGCAGGCAGAGCGATACGATGGTTAGGGTTCCTCCCTTATTTCTTTCGTACATTTTTGTATTTCTGTTTCACACTGAGTGTGATTATTTATCTGgagtttcattttatttttaatctcttaattttgcaaatttagtgtttggttggtgagaaaGTGAGGGAAATGGGAGTCTTTCGTTTAATTTTATGGTTTAATGCTGATGATTGGAACTAGGAATCAATCAAATACTCAGTTATTGCTGTATAAATCTTCGGTGCATTCGATTTCTTGgtattgtcttttttttttttttttttttttttttacttctttgaTTTGATACAAAAACTTACTGCTACAGAAAgtgtttgttgtttttcttttgatggAAACTAAAGCAGTAACCCAGGCTAAGTAATGTATGTATTGAATTTGGGTTAGGTTGAGTAAATCAGTGAGTAATTTTTAATATCGTTATCTTTGGTTGTTTCAATCAAAAGATGCAATTTTTAGAGATAAACCTTTACtcaaccttttattttctagaagTGCATCTCGGGTTGTGACACATGATTATTTGTCGCTCTCTGACCTAACCGATTAACATAGTTCATCGATTTCCATTCTAAgtgttcaaaattttaattagaaCTCTAATTTCAATTTTGACCAAGTAATTGTTTTAAGCAAGTCATATTGCTTCAAAACTCAAACTGAACCTACCTGTATCTGCTTATTCCAGATTTAATAGAGCAATTGCTCCCCTCTCTGTAACATGGTTCTGCCTTGTTGAAAAGTGTGGGTCCTTTTACTGGACCATAAATCTAATATAAGATGTTGTTTGTGATTTCTTTGCTAAATTTTAACAGAGATGGTTGATGCAATGAAGAAGGTCGCAAATCTTGATGTTGAATTGACGGTTGaagagagaaacttgctctctGTTGGGTACAAGAATGTTGTTGGTGCTCGTCGCGCATCATGGAGGATCCTATCATCTATTGAACAGAAAGAGGAAGCAAAAGGAAATGAGATTCATGTGAAGCAACTCAAGGAGTATAGACGGAAGGTTGAATCAGAGCTCTCAACCATTTGTAGTGATATCATGGCAGTGATCGATGAGCATCTCATTCCTTCAGCTACAGTTGGTGAATCAACTGTTTTCTATTATAAGATGTGAGACTATGTTTTTCAAAACCCAAgagatattatttatttatttgttcttCTATTGTTTTTGAAATGGGCATCATGAaggtaaataaatgttaacATGAAAATAATTTGGTAATAGGAAAGGAGATTATTATAGGTATCTTGCAGAATTCAAGAGCGGTGACGATAAAAAAGAGGCTGCTGAACAGTCAAAGAAAGCATACGAggttactctctctctctctctctctctctctctctctcatgatgATGCTCTCAAATTGTTGTTTCATGGCTGTTACTGTTGTTCTATCTGCCAAggtcctttttcttttcccctATTGCTTATACACTGCAGGGTTGGCACAATTTCTTTTCTGCAAAAAACGGCATCTTAGGTTTTCATGCTCTATTAACACTGGCACTGGAAAATGTTTATTTATCTTAAAATTGATGCCTTTGCAGACTGCCACCACTACTGCTGAGGTCGAGTTGCCTTCCACGCATCCCATCCGTTTGGGTCTGGCTCTGAATTTCTCAGTCTTCTATTATGAAATCATGAATGCTCCAGAAAGGTTTGTAGGATGCTATTTTGAGATTGATTACTGTTATGTTTATCTCAAAATTCCCTTCTTTTGATGTGGATACTGTTTTTCAGTGCTTGCCACCTTGCAAAGATGGCTTTTGATGAAGCTATTGCTGAGCTTGACTCTTCGAATGAGGAGTCATACAAAGATAGCACCTTAATCATGCAGCTTTTAAGGGACAACCTCACATTGTGGACTTCTGACCATCCAGAAGATGGAGGTAATAGCAATAATAATTTCAGGAGTTAATGATGCACATAATTCCCATCTGTATGAAAGTTCAGAGGATTAGTTTCTTTTATTAGATTAGTCCCCCTCCCTCTTTATTTTCCTTTCCGCCCATTTCAGGATTTGCTTCAGTATATACTACGCCTTCATTTGACTGGATTTTAAATATAATTGTGTTTCTAGGCTTTCTTGTTGATGCATTTATAAAGTTACATGCTGTTACCATTCTTATGCTTGTGATGTGTGTTTGCCTACTTTTGAACTATCTTGTTAGAGGGAAAATATTCGCATTGGCTGGAGTCTTGTCCACTATTGTAGAGTAATGACATGAAAGGTTGCATAAGCTCGTTGAGAAACTATGTTTTTTACTATTAACTCATATTTTTCAAGATACATCACCTTAGAATGGTCCTAAATGTGATGGCTTGGAATACTGGTATAATTTGGCTCCTTTCCTTCTTTTAGAACTCCTGGGTTTTTGCATCAAAGGAGAGAAATAAATAGGTAGTGGAAGAATTTTCTAAAACTCAATGCCCATCCGAGACCTAGATCATATTTCAATTATTTCTATCAGAGATGATATCTCCATTTTATGCTTATGGAATTGATGTCTATGGATTCTTTGATTCAAATACTCTTCAAAGGAAttgtttcttttattcattTAGACCGAATTTGATAATCTGCTTTTGGTTGTTAGTTACGGAAAAATGTTTTCTGCTGACAAATAAGTTGTCACAATTATCATTGGGCCAATATAAGTGTGCAGGTGCTGTCCTTCAGAGAGTGTTTTTTTCTGCAACTCACCAGTTGCTCAGACCCAACGAAACCAAATTGTAATGGAAAAGAAATAAAGTCAAATATGTAGTTCTTGCAGGACTTATGCAAACAAATTAACAAGTTTATTTTAGTACAGGCAGTggtttcttttttcattttagATTCTAGGATCACATTAGCTTTTTTATAGTTGATTTTGAGGAATCTTGTTGGGTTTAGAAACGTGTATGTAGCAAAACTTTTGTATTTATGAAACTTGCCTGGTTGTTGGGTGGGTTTCGTCTCAGATGTTTTACGTTGTATGCCTTGCTTCTTGACAATCAAAAGTTTATGTCTCTAATTATGTCTTAGTGGAGGCGGTTTCATAACAAAACAAGTTTTCAGCAAGCACTTTATATAAGAGCCCCCTCCAATCTTATTATATGATATCTTTCATTTAGTAAGTAAAATTAATCATGCATTTataatttacattcaaagaattGGGTTTATTCATTTTACAAATGATATCTAGAGTTGAGCAAAATGTTATCTAACGTTTGATTGTTCTCTGTGTGCATTTAGATGAAATGCAATGATCCTGTTTGTTTTGTAGTTCGTTATGTGAATCATCTTTAATACTTATTATTGCTCTCATATTTCTGCCACAGAGGATTCCCAAAAGGTGAATGGCAATGCCAAGGTTGGCGAGTTGGAAGAGGCAAACTCACAGATTTCTTAGCTGTTTGTGAGTAATATTGATGTACGACTACTTTGCTCTTTTGTTTACATGGCAGTGATTTAGGTGGCATCTTAGGATATGCTCTGTGTATTATGGACCAAGGACGGGCCTGAGTCTGATTTACTTTGGTGCTGAACAAATTCAGGCGTTCATTGTTTGccgttttattttgtagttattCTCTTCTTTTTCCCCCTTCATTGAGTTGAGTCCGATGTTATGTGGTGTGGTTTATAATCGCATTGTA
This window harbors:
- the LOC126582878 gene encoding 14-3-3-like protein D, which gives rise to MGLATERENFAYLAKLAEQAERYDEMVDAMKKVANLDVELTVEERNLLSVGYKNVVGARRASWRILSSIEQKEEAKGNEIHVKQLKEYRRKVESELSTICSDIMAVIDEHLIPSATVGESTVFYYKMKGDYYRYLAEFKSGDDKKEAAEQSKKAYETATTTAEVELPSTHPIRLGLALNFSVFYYEIMNAPESACHLAKMAFDEAIAELDSSNEESYKDSTLIMQLLRDNLTLWTSDHPEDGEDSQKVNGNAKVGELEEANSQIS